Proteins co-encoded in one Listeria ivanovii subsp. ivanovii genomic window:
- a CDS encoding propanediol utilization protein PduX — MEIKAKCPASCGELLQGWIEGSEKLISYPINWFSEVTLSDRLIVNKTGNTKAWLAFQQTCEYFGVPENERPPVSLQVKSTIPVAKGMASSTADIAATIGVTANWLQQTITEAEIAKLCLQLEPTDSTIFQTLTLFDHLKGATIRSTEWLPKLGVVVLEPLTIIETAIFRQESHQNQLLQNEASLARGFALFEQANRQQKVDLLGVAATISAECNQAILPKPFFKEMLEVVEKLDLPGLNVSHSGTVVGLLYEQQKIDPLEILFELERRYVTTFYSRYYFREWTTGGVQIIS; from the coding sequence ATGGAAATTAAAGCGAAATGCCCGGCTTCTTGTGGGGAGCTTTTGCAAGGGTGGATAGAGGGGAGCGAAAAATTGATTTCGTATCCAATTAACTGGTTTTCTGAAGTTACTCTGTCTGACAGACTAATCGTAAACAAAACGGGTAATACGAAAGCATGGCTCGCTTTTCAACAAACTTGCGAGTACTTTGGTGTGCCAGAAAACGAGCGTCCACCCGTGTCACTCCAAGTTAAATCAACTATTCCAGTAGCGAAAGGGATGGCTAGTTCTACCGCTGATATTGCGGCAACAATTGGTGTAACAGCAAATTGGTTACAGCAAACAATCACAGAGGCGGAAATTGCCAAGCTTTGTTTGCAACTAGAACCAACTGATAGCACTATTTTTCAAACATTAACGCTTTTTGACCATCTAAAAGGGGCGACGATTCGCTCAACAGAATGGTTACCAAAACTAGGGGTAGTTGTTTTAGAACCACTTACGATTATAGAAACAGCGATATTTAGACAAGAAAGTCACCAAAACCAACTTTTGCAAAATGAAGCGAGTTTAGCTCGGGGATTTGCGCTTTTTGAACAAGCCAACCGCCAACAAAAGGTAGATTTACTTGGAGTTGCAGCAACGATTAGCGCCGAATGTAATCAAGCCATTTTACCGAAACCTTTTTTCAAAGAAATGTTAGAGGTGGTTGAAAAGTTGGATTTGCCGGGTTTAAATGTGTCGCATAGTGGGACGGTTGTTGGTTTATTATACGAGCAACAAAAAATCGATCCACTAGAAATATTATTTGAGTTAGAACGGCGCTACGTCACGACTTTTTACAGTAGATATTATTTCCGGGAATGGACAACTGGGGGAGTACAAATTATTTCGTAA
- a CDS encoding 1-propanol dehydrogenase PduQ, with the protein MQKVSFKTDLYIGQGATDRLLDFKDKQIFIVTDPFMVSSGMINAITEKIDKSNTYTIFSEIIPDPPIENVVAGIEVLNQCDANLMIAIGGGSAIDAAKAMKFFGQKLGTVRAMPFIVIPTTSGTGSEVTSFSVITNKEKAIKYPLITDAILPDEAILDADLVKSVPPAITADTGMDVLTHALEAYVSTKANDYSDAMAEKVIQLVFTYLERAYKYGNDLEAREKMHNASCLAGMAFNITSLGLNHGIAHTAGAKFKIPHGRMNTLLLPHVISYNAGLTSDFGNNPDNRAAERYTAIAKLLKMPASNTRLGVRSLINAIKQLQKKLNMPTTLTECGISRADLNENITQIAEGALNDGCTATNPRTPTETDVSAILEKMLA; encoded by the coding sequence ATGCAAAAAGTTAGTTTTAAAACAGATCTTTACATTGGCCAAGGAGCAACAGATCGTTTACTAGATTTTAAGGACAAGCAAATTTTTATCGTCACAGATCCATTTATGGTTAGTTCTGGCATGATTAATGCGATTACAGAAAAAATTGACAAATCGAATACATACACCATTTTTAGTGAAATCATTCCTGATCCGCCGATTGAAAACGTGGTAGCTGGCATCGAAGTTTTAAACCAGTGTGATGCGAATTTAATGATTGCGATTGGTGGCGGATCAGCTATTGATGCGGCGAAAGCAATGAAATTTTTCGGACAAAAACTTGGTACGGTACGAGCGATGCCATTTATCGTAATTCCAACAACAAGTGGAACTGGTTCAGAAGTAACTAGTTTTTCCGTTATTACCAACAAAGAAAAAGCCATTAAATATCCACTTATTACTGATGCTATTTTGCCAGATGAAGCAATTTTAGATGCGGATTTAGTAAAATCGGTACCACCAGCAATCACAGCAGACACTGGGATGGATGTATTAACACATGCCTTAGAAGCTTATGTTTCAACTAAAGCCAATGATTATTCTGATGCAATGGCAGAAAAAGTAATTCAATTGGTTTTCACTTATTTAGAACGTGCGTATAAATATGGGAATGATTTAGAAGCTCGCGAAAAAATGCATAATGCTTCTTGTCTTGCTGGAATGGCCTTTAATATTACATCACTTGGGTTAAACCATGGTATCGCACATACGGCAGGAGCTAAATTCAAAATCCCACACGGCCGGATGAACACGTTGCTTCTACCACATGTTATTAGCTATAATGCTGGACTAACAAGTGATTTTGGTAACAATCCAGATAACCGCGCAGCAGAACGTTACACAGCGATTGCGAAGTTACTTAAAATGCCAGCGTCAAACACAAGACTTGGCGTGCGTAGCCTAATCAATGCGATTAAACAACTCCAAAAGAAACTTAATATGCCAACGACTTTGACTGAATGTGGTATTAGCCGAGCAGACCTAAATGAAAATATCACGCAAATTGCAGAAGGTGCGCTAAACGACGGATGTACTGCAACGAACCCAAGAACACCTACAGAAACAGATGTAAGTGCCATCTTGGAAAAAATGCTCGCTTAA
- the cobD gene encoding threonine-phosphate decarboxylase CobD: MKITTAAHGGNYGELAKKQGLTKEMVLDFSANINPLGVPASLKTKITENLDKLVEYPEPDYLALRERIASFHQLEITNVVPGNGATELIFGIAKVTKTQRVLLLAPTFAEYERAFCEAEIIYAELSKENNFAAFEKVLETIKREPELAAVCLCNPNNPTGQLISQEEMREIADLCEKRNIYLIIDEAFMDFLEASEEISMINYLAEYQQLVIIRAFTKFFAIPGLRLGYLLTKNHFIAEQLLQIREPWSINAFADIAGQCLFDDKSYIRQTYRWLSRERAFLYQGLQQFPELTVYEPSVNYIFFHLEEKFDLRKALLQQKIFIRSCANYQGLSESYYRVAVKSRADNEQLLKALEVIFNGN; this comes from the coding sequence AAATGGTGCTTGATTTTAGCGCAAATATTAATCCGCTGGGAGTTCCAGCTAGTTTAAAAACGAAGATAACAGAAAATCTGGACAAACTTGTGGAGTATCCTGAGCCGGATTATTTGGCGCTCCGTGAACGTATTGCGTCGTTTCATCAGCTTGAAATCACCAATGTCGTCCCTGGTAATGGGGCGACGGAATTAATTTTTGGAATAGCAAAAGTAACGAAGACGCAAAGAGTTCTTTTACTTGCGCCTACTTTTGCGGAATATGAACGCGCTTTTTGTGAGGCGGAAATTATTTATGCTGAGCTTTCCAAAGAAAATAATTTTGCCGCTTTTGAAAAAGTGTTAGAAACGATCAAACGAGAACCAGAATTAGCTGCGGTCTGTTTATGCAATCCGAATAATCCTACTGGGCAATTAATTAGCCAAGAAGAGATGCGGGAAATTGCCGATTTATGTGAAAAAAGAAACATATATTTAATTATTGACGAAGCTTTTATGGACTTTTTAGAAGCAAGCGAAGAAATTTCAATGATAAATTATTTAGCTGAGTACCAACAGCTTGTAATCATTCGCGCTTTTACGAAGTTTTTTGCTATCCCGGGTTTACGATTAGGTTATCTACTTACAAAGAACCATTTTATTGCGGAACAATTACTACAAATTCGTGAACCATGGTCAATTAATGCTTTTGCTGATATAGCTGGTCAATGCTTATTTGACGATAAATCATACATCCGACAAACGTATCGCTGGCTTTCTCGGGAACGCGCTTTTTTGTATCAAGGACTACAGCAGTTTCCGGAACTTACTGTTTATGAGCCGAGCGTGAATTATATCTTTTTTCATTTAGAAGAAAAATTCGATTTGCGAAAAGCCTTATTACAGCAAAAAATCTTCATTCGCAGTTGCGCTAATTATCAAGGGCTTTCTGAGAGCTACTACCGTGTCGCTGTCAAAAGTCGCGCGGATAATGAACAACTTTTAAAGGCGCTTGAGGTGATTTTTAATGGAAATTAA
- a CDS encoding ANTAR domain-containing response regulator, whose protein sequence is MTGMNGRIVIADDEPITRMDIRDILEEANYNVVGEATDGFEAIELCKSHQPDLVIMDIQMPLLDGLKAGKRIISEGLAGGIILLTAFSDPKNTEKAKGFGALGYLVKPLDEKSLIPTVEMSIAKGRETRKLEQQLEKLTKKLEERKVIEKAKGVLMIENNITEEEAYNMIRNLSMDKRCPMMEIAETIVMSDD, encoded by the coding sequence GTGACAGGAATGAATGGAAGAATTGTAATAGCCGATGATGAACCTATTACAAGAATGGATATCCGGGACATACTGGAAGAAGCGAACTACAATGTTGTAGGGGAAGCAACAGATGGTTTTGAAGCAATTGAACTTTGCAAAAGCCATCAACCAGATCTTGTTATCATGGACATTCAAATGCCACTCTTAGACGGTTTGAAAGCAGGAAAACGAATTATTTCAGAAGGTTTAGCCGGTGGAATAATTTTACTTACTGCATTTAGTGATCCTAAAAACACCGAAAAAGCAAAAGGTTTTGGAGCACTTGGTTATTTAGTAAAACCGCTCGATGAAAAAAGTTTGATTCCAACAGTTGAAATGAGTATTGCCAAAGGACGCGAAACAAGAAAATTAGAACAACAACTAGAAAAATTAACCAAAAAACTAGAAGAACGAAAAGTGATTGAAAAAGCTAAAGGTGTGCTTATGATTGAGAATAATATCACAGAAGAAGAAGCATACAACATGATTCGCAACTTAAGCATGGATAAACGATGTCCAATGATGGAAATCGCAGAAACGATTGTGATGAGTGATGACTAA